A stretch of DNA from Micromonospora sp. WMMD1155:
ACCCTGGGTCAGCAACAGGGTTTCCCGGTCGAGGTCGGCCCAGGACGCCCCGGCGCCGTTGCGCACCAGCTCCGGCGCGAGCGCCAGCAGTCGGGCGGTGACGGCGGCGACCAGCTCGTCGGCGACCGGCCGGAGGCTGTCCAGCACCTCACTGAGGGTCTGCAGCGCCGGCACCGTGCCCACCCGTACCCGATGCAGGTCCAGGGCGGCGCGCAGCGGGCGCGGCCGCACGGTGCGGACGGTGCCGTCGGTGGTCCGGCCGATCACGCCGTGGCGGGTCAGCGCGTGGGCCAGCGCGGGGCGGTCGGCGGTGAGCCGTTGCAGCATCGCGGTCAGCCCGTCGGGCGCGTCGTCACTGGCCCGGACCCCGAGCATCGCCTCGATGGAGACCAGGTTGAAGCCCTGCCGTTGCAGGGCGAGGATCGCGTCCAGTCGGCGGACGTGGGAGTCGTCGTAGTAGGCGGCCCGACCGTGGCGCACCGGCGGAGGCAGCAGCCGCCGAGCCTGGTGCGCGCGGATGTTGCGAGGCGACATCCCGACCTTGCGGGCGAGTTCCTCCACGCTGTACCCGGCCGGGCCGCCGGGCGTCGTCGTCACCTGGTCGATGGTCACGGTGGCCTCCGGCAGCGATCGGTGGCGGAACATGGCACCCCGTCGAACCGCTCTCAGCACGGGCGGTCCGTTGATCGCAGCCTAGGTGCGCACACCGAGTGGTAACAGACGAGGAATTACTACTTGTTCACACTGATGACAGTCTCTAGAATCGCAATCCGCCGAACGCCGCTGAATCCCAATTACCCGGCTTTCGCCGCAGGGTGGCCTATTCGCGGCCACATTCGATGAAATCCCCGCTCGCGACGCGGACCGGATCGGCCGGTGGCCCACGATGAAGCGAAACCGGCGGCCCGGAAATCCCGCGCTGCCGGTCGCCGCCGCGGCGTCGCCGCCGGCTGCCGAGCATCGAAGGGAGCAGGGGTGTGACACCTGTCGATCGAGCGGTCTTCGTGGCCGCGTACAGCCGGTTGGTCGCCGAGGTCTGGGCCGACCCGGTCAAGGAGCGGGCGCTCGACGAGGACCCGCGCGGGTTCCTCGCCGGATACGGGCTGGAGCTGCCCGAGGACGTGCAGGTGCGGGTGGTCCGGGACGTCGCCGACGCCGACCCCGACCTGGAGGTGCAGGTCGAGTCGTGGGAGTCGGCGGCCACCACCGGCGCCTTCGTGCTCTTCGTGCCGTCGCTGCTGCCGGTGGCCCAGGCGGAGTTGGCGGAGGACGAGTTGGACAGCGTCGTCGCCGGCCTGGACTCCAGCTGCGCCTGCTGCTGCCCGTGCTGCTGCACCTGACACCGATGTCTGCCGCCGGTCGGCCTGTGCGGCACATTCTGGTGGCAGTGACAGGAAATGCTTGATTGCCGAACCTCGATCTTTTTAGCGTTCTCCACACAGAAATCGACCGCCCACCCCGGAGCGTTCCCCAGGAGAGGACCCAAACGATGAGCAACGACGGACAGGAATTCGGCGCGAGGTTCGTGACGAAGTATTCGGAGCTGGTTACCGCGGTGTGGCGCAGCGACGAGGAACTGCAACGCCTCCTCGCCGACCCGACCGCCTACGCCACGGCGGCCGGCCTGCCGGTCGAGCCCGGTGCCCGGGTCGAGGTCGACCGCGCCCAGCCCGCCACGCTCTACACCAAGGAGCAGATCGTCGCCGACTGGGCCGGCACGCCGGGCCTGCACATCCTGCACGTGCCCGAGGTGCCGCTGGTCGACCTCAACGAGCTGACCGAGGCCGAGTTGGAGACGGTCGCCGGTGGCGTCGCCCCGATCGCCGACAACAACGTCAACATCATCGCGGTCCTCATCCTCTGAGTTCCCTTACCACCGCCGGGAGCCTCGATGACTGACACGACCGAAACCATCGCTTTCCGGTCCGGCACCTACCGGACGGCGAGCGTGGAGCAGACCTGGGAACGGGTCGGCGTGATGCTCGACCGATTCCGGATCACCCGGGTCGCGGACATCACCCGACTCGACGAGATCGGCCTACCGGTGCACGTCGCCTACCGGCCGGTCGGAGCCACCATGGCGGTGAGCGTCGGCACCGGCGCCACGGCGACGCAGTCCCGGGTCAGCGCGGTCATGGAGAGCATCGAGTCCTGGCATGCCGAGAACCTCCGGCCGGGGACCGTCGTGCGGTCCCCGGCCGCGGCGCTCGACCTGCCGTACGACGTTCGGTGGCTACACCTGGCCGAGCGGTCGCCGCTGACCCCCGCCGTCGAGTTGGACTGGGTGGCCGGCCGTGGGCTGGTGACCGGTGCGCAGTGCCTGGTGCCGCGCGCCACGATCGAACTCGACTTCACCGTCCGACGGGGCTGGGACCGCGCGCTGTTCACCCCCAGCAGCAACGGCCTGGCCACCGGCAACACGTTCGCCGAGGCCAGCCTGCACGCCCTGCTGGAGGTCGTCGAACGCGACTGCATCGCCCCGTACTGCACCTCCCCGTTGGCCGAGCGCACCTACGCCGACCCGGGCACCGCCACGAACCCGATGACCCGCACGGTGCACGACGCGTTGCTGCAGGCGGGCTGCTGGGTGGAGGTCTGCGACATCACCAACGCGATCGGTGTGCCCTGCTACGCCGCCTCGATCTGGTCGGAGGACCTGCCGGTCACCTTCGGCGGCTTCGGCTGCCACGTGGACCCGCAGATCGCCGTCGGCCGGGCCATGTCGGAGGCAGCCCAGTCCCGGCTGGTCATGGTCTCCGGAGCACGCGACGACATCGACGCCACCGCGTACCACGACGTGGGTGCCGCGCCGGTGCCGCCCCCGACCGTCGACCGGCCCGTCCAGCCGGTCCGCCGGGACCTCCCGCCCACCGGCGACGTGACCGAGGTGCTCCGCGAGTTGGCGTCCCGCGTGCAGCGGATCACCGGCGTCGAGCCGTTCAGCGTCGACCTGACGCACGACGACATCGGCATCGCGGTGAGCAAGGTGTTCGCCCCCGGCCTGCGCATGTTCGACGAGCGGGCCCTGAGTACCCGACCAGGAGTGCCCCGTGACTGACGTCGTCTTCATCGGTCCGAGCCTGCCGATCGACGAGGTCCGCCGGTTGCTGCCCGACGCGGTGGTGCTGCCGCCCGTCGCGCACGGCGACCTGCTCCGCCTGGACGTCGTCCCCGGCGACCGGGTCCTCGTCATCGACGGGTTCTTCCTGCAACACCCGCCGGTCCGCCACCGGGAGATCCTCGACCTGCTCGACCGTGGGGTCGCAGTGGCCGGCGCCGCGAGCATGGGCGCGCTGCGCGCCGCGGAGCTGTGGCCGTTCGGGATGCGGGGCGTGGGCGAGGTGTTCCAGCTCTACCGCGACGGCGTCGTCACCGGCGACGACGAGGTGGCGGTGGTGCACGGGCCCGCCGAGGAGGGTCACCGCACGCTGAGCGAGCCCCTGGTGAACCTCCGGGTCCAGCTGCGTCGCGCCGTCGCCGCCGGAGTGCTCAGCGACGCCGAGGCCGCGCTGCTGCTGGACAGCGCTCGGGGGTTGCCGTTCCGACGGCGGTCGTACCGCGCGTTGGAGCGCACCGCGCCACCCGAGCTGGCGGCCGTGGTGGACCGCTTCGTGACCTGGCACCGGCGCAACCCCTGGGACGCCAAGAGCGCCGACGCCCGGCTGCTGCTGTCGATGGCGGCGGACGACGCCCCCGAGCTGTCCCCGGCGCACGGCGGCGACCAACCGATCGACAACCTGCACACCCGCTTCCTGGACAGCTGGCGATCCCGCTTCGCCGGGGAGTCGATCGGCGGGCACTGGGTCAGCGACCGGGAGGCCGCGGCGGTGCTCATGCTGCTGCACCCCGAGGAGCCCGCCTGGCACCGACGGGAGGTGCTGGCCGGGCTGGCCGGAGTCGACATCGCCGACCCGACCGCCGAGGAACGCGCGTACGAGGTGGCGCGTGGGCGAGGACTGACCACCGTCCTGCCGACCGGGCACGACTGGCTGACCGACTCCGAACGGGGCCTCGACGACCGCGAGGCGGTGCTGCGGGTGTTGGTGCGGGCGTTCGGCACCACCCCACACCGCAGCCTGGCGCTGTGGATGGTCGCGGCGCCGCTGCGTACCCCCGCACTGCTCGCCGCGGCACGGCAGGTCGCGGCCACCGCGGCGGCGCTGAACGAGACCCTGCCCCGGAAGACCGGGCACCGTCGACCGGGTGGCCGGCTGCACTTCCGGACCGGTGTCGTCGACGCGTGCTTCGCCGCGCTGTGGGGCTGCGACACCGACGGGCTGGAGGCGGCGGCATGGGACCGGGGCTTCGTCGACCTGATGGCGTTCCGGTACGCCGCCGAACCACTCGTGGCGTACGTCAAGGCGTTCGGCGCTCCCCGGCTGCCGGAGGTGGCGCAGCACGCGCCGGAGGACACCCTGGCCGGTTCCGCGGCCCGGGTCGGCTGAGGAGGAGTCGATGAGCGGCACCGTCAAGGCGGCACTGATCTACCCCCCACTGACCGATCCCACCTCGGGATACCACTCCCTGAACTACCTCGACTCGTACGCCCGCGCGCAGGGGCACCGGCCGGCAGAGATCATCGACGCGAACATCGAGGCGTTCCACCACTCGTACACCCCGTCGGCGTACGAGTGGTTGCAACGGGAGCTGTCCCGCCTCTCGGTCGACGACCTCAGCGGTCCGGACGCGCTGATGGCCCGGGCGAACCTGCTCAACCTGCCCGAACCCGACCCGGAGCGGCTGCGCCGGTCGATCGGGGTGCTCCAAGACCCCACCCTGTTCTACGACTACCGGCACTACCAGGACGCCGTCGAGGGCGTCATCTCCTGGATGGACACCCTCGGCGCGGTCGGGTTCCCCGGGCAGTTCCACGCAGGCTTCCGGCTGCACCCACCGCCGATGATCTCGATCGGCTCGGTGGCCGCGCTGACCGACGAGGCGCTGCTCGGGAGACTCAACCGGCCCTTTCAGCCGTACTACGAGGACGTGCTGATCCCGCGGCTCGCCGCCGGCGGCAACCAGGTGATCGGGATCAGCGCCACCTACCAGTGGCAACTGCCGTTCGCGCTCTGGATCGCCCGACTCGTCCGGAAGGCCTGCCCGGACGTCTTCCTCATCGCCGGCGGCACGGAGATCTCCGACGTCTGGAAGTGCGCCAGCAAACCGGAGTACGTCTTCCAGGTGCTCGCCGACTTCGACGCGATAGTGGTCGGCGAGGGGGAGAGCGCGTACACGGAGATCCTGGACGCGGTGGCGACCGGCACCCTGCCCGCCGGGCATCCCAACGTCCGCCTGCACCCCAGGTACGGCCGCCAACGTCAACTGCCGCTGCGCTACGAACGCCTGGCGCAGGTGCCCGTCCCGGACTTCTCCGGCCTGCCCTGGGATCTCTACCTCAGCCCGGAGAGGTTCGTCTACTACTCGCCGACCCGAGGCTGCTACTGGA
This window harbors:
- a CDS encoding MerR family transcriptional regulator → MFRHRSLPEATVTIDQVTTTPGGPAGYSVEELARKVGMSPRNIRAHQARRLLPPPVRHGRAAYYDDSHVRRLDAILALQRQGFNLVSIEAMLGVRASDDAPDGLTAMLQRLTADRPALAHALTRHGVIGRTTDGTVRTVRPRPLRAALDLHRVRVGTVPALQTLSEVLDSLRPVADELVAAVTARLLALAPELVRNGAGASWADLDRETLLLTQGVVNVLTEAFRLAAENQAETHVAELLENHLDTDVCLEDGTVIDNG
- a CDS encoding class IIb bacteriocin, lactobin A/cerein 7B family — protein: MSNDGQEFGARFVTKYSELVTAVWRSDEELQRLLADPTAYATAAGLPVEPGARVEVDRAQPATLYTKEQIVADWAGTPGLHILHVPEVPLVDLNELTEAELETVAGGVAPIADNNVNIIAVLIL
- a CDS encoding YcaO-like family protein; protein product: MTDTTETIAFRSGTYRTASVEQTWERVGVMLDRFRITRVADITRLDEIGLPVHVAYRPVGATMAVSVGTGATATQSRVSAVMESIESWHAENLRPGTVVRSPAAALDLPYDVRWLHLAERSPLTPAVELDWVAGRGLVTGAQCLVPRATIELDFTVRRGWDRALFTPSSNGLATGNTFAEASLHALLEVVERDCIAPYCTSPLAERTYADPGTATNPMTRTVHDALLQAGCWVEVCDITNAIGVPCYAASIWSEDLPVTFGGFGCHVDPQIAVGRAMSEAAQSRLVMVSGARDDIDATAYHDVGAAPVPPPTVDRPVQPVRRDLPPTGDVTEVLRELASRVQRITGVEPFSVDLTHDDIGIAVSKVFAPGLRMFDERALSTRPGVPRD
- a CDS encoding TfuA-like protein, which codes for MTDVVFIGPSLPIDEVRRLLPDAVVLPPVAHGDLLRLDVVPGDRVLVIDGFFLQHPPVRHREILDLLDRGVAVAGAASMGALRAAELWPFGMRGVGEVFQLYRDGVVTGDDEVAVVHGPAEEGHRTLSEPLVNLRVQLRRAVAAGVLSDAEAALLLDSARGLPFRRRSYRALERTAPPELAAVVDRFVTWHRRNPWDAKSADARLLLSMAADDAPELSPAHGGDQPIDNLHTRFLDSWRSRFAGESIGGHWVSDREAAAVLMLLHPEEPAWHRREVLAGLAGVDIADPTAEERAYEVARGRGLTTVLPTGHDWLTDSERGLDDREAVLRVLVRAFGTTPHRSLALWMVAAPLRTPALLAAARQVAATAAALNETLPRKTGHRRPGGRLHFRTGVVDACFAALWGCDTDGLEAAAWDRGFVDLMAFRYAAEPLVAYVKAFGAPRLPEVAQHAPEDTLAGSAARVG